A single Nostoc sp. PCC 7107 DNA region contains:
- the rppA gene encoding two-component system response regulator RppA codes for MRILLVEDDTAQLEPLQTALSQAGHIVDGLENGAIAQWAITQRDYDLLILDWMLPEISGLDLCRQYRQAGKTSPVLILTAKDTTAEKVTGLDAGADDYLVKPTDLFELLARVRALGRRSPIWQGEELQLANLKLHISTQIVERDETKVELSTREFQLLEYLMRHPYQVLSRDQIEQALWEWGSEPESNATTALVRRLRQRLQLLDVADWLETIYGMGYRLNPDQKNNV; via the coding sequence ATGCGAATACTCCTGGTAGAAGATGACACAGCCCAATTAGAACCCTTGCAAACAGCATTGTCTCAAGCTGGACATATTGTAGATGGTTTAGAAAACGGCGCGATCGCTCAGTGGGCAATTACCCAGCGAGACTATGATTTATTGATATTAGACTGGATGCTACCAGAAATCAGTGGCTTAGATTTATGTCGGCAATATCGCCAAGCAGGGAAAACCTCTCCTGTATTGATTTTGACGGCAAAAGATACCACTGCGGAAAAAGTCACGGGCTTAGATGCTGGTGCAGATGATTATTTAGTCAAACCGACAGATTTATTTGAATTATTAGCGCGAGTGCGGGCTTTAGGTAGGCGATCGCCTATTTGGCAAGGTGAGGAACTCCAACTTGCAAATCTAAAATTGCACATTTCCACACAGATTGTCGAACGCGATGAAACAAAAGTAGAGTTATCTACCCGCGAATTTCAGTTACTAGAATATTTGATGCGTCATCCATATCAAGTTTTAAGCCGCGATCAAATTGAACAAGCTTTATGGGAATGGGGTAGTGAACCAGAAAGTAATGCAACAACAGCCTTAGTCAGGCGTTTGCGCCAGCGTTTACAGTTGCTAGATGTAGCAGATTGGCTAGAAACTATTTATGGGATGGGCTATCGTCTTAATCCTGATCAAAAAAATAACGTTTAA
- a CDS encoding cell wall metabolism sensor histidine kinase WalK: MFNRSRRNLASWFTLSMGSILVIFAGILYYQESVQQLEVIDLFLYKKSRVITAGVQYKIYQGEKKLFLKHLPVLGNNPPAADSEIFYARWYDPKGKLKRYFGQMPQEQLNQTFAYQTLKIIDNLDGVIWLREITLPVKHKGELIGYLQMAMPMTRVQELLDRFLLLLISTVFIALGITSLTGWFLSGIAMQPIQLSYRQLERFTAHASHELRTPLAAILSNAQVGLLAPMEDSASKHLRLEKVADVAKSMNTLIGNLLFLARRTGCLTPESLKKIDLRDLLKEVLNSPSVKTAAKHLNLKSDLPESPIMVRLDDELICLAVINLLSNACKYTPPGGLVELRLFTKYNQAIIEVKDNGIGIAATDLPHIFEQFYRVEQHQTNSANSFGLGLAIAQQIIEAHNGHLSVKSELDKGSIFQIKLPL, from the coding sequence ATGTTCAACCGTAGCCGCCGTAACTTGGCTAGTTGGTTCACTCTCTCAATGGGTAGCATTCTCGTAATTTTTGCTGGGATTCTTTATTATCAAGAATCAGTCCAGCAGTTAGAGGTTATTGACCTATTTTTATACAAAAAATCTAGAGTAATTACCGCAGGTGTACAGTACAAAATTTACCAAGGAGAAAAAAAATTATTTCTCAAACATTTACCAGTGTTAGGAAATAACCCACCAGCAGCAGATAGTGAAATTTTTTATGCTCGTTGGTACGACCCCAAGGGCAAATTAAAACGTTACTTTGGGCAGATGCCACAAGAACAATTAAACCAAACATTTGCCTATCAAACATTAAAAATTATCGATAATTTAGATGGAGTTATTTGGTTACGGGAAATTACCTTGCCAGTGAAGCATAAAGGTGAATTAATTGGCTATCTGCAAATGGCAATGCCCATGACTCGTGTGCAAGAATTACTCGATAGATTTTTACTTTTATTAATATCAACGGTATTCATTGCTTTAGGAATCACAAGTTTAACTGGATGGTTTCTCAGCGGCATAGCCATGCAACCCATCCAACTAAGTTACAGACAACTTGAACGCTTTACAGCCCATGCTTCCCATGAATTACGCACTCCTTTGGCGGCAATTTTGAGTAATGCTCAAGTTGGCTTACTCGCCCCAATGGAAGATAGTGCTAGTAAACATCTGCGTCTAGAAAAAGTTGCAGATGTAGCTAAATCGATGAATACATTGATTGGCAATTTATTATTTCTGGCACGCCGCACAGGGTGTTTAACTCCAGAATCATTAAAAAAAATTGACTTGAGAGACTTACTGAAGGAAGTATTAAACTCCCCATCAGTGAAGACTGCCGCTAAACATTTAAACCTCAAGAGTGATTTACCAGAATCTCCAATTATGGTGCGTTTAGATGACGAATTAATCTGTTTAGCTGTGATTAATTTGCTGAGTAACGCCTGTAAGTATACTCCGCCAGGGGGATTGGTAGAGTTACGTTTATTTACTAAATACAATCAGGCAATTATTGAAGTAAAAGATAATGGTATTGGAATTGCTGCAACAGATTTACCACATATCTTTGAACAGTTTTATCGAGTAGAACAACATCAAACAAATTCTGCAAATAGTTTTGGTTTGGGATTAGCGATCGCTCAACAGATTATTGAAGCACATAACGGTCATCTGAGTGTAAAAAGCGAACTAGATAAGGGTTCTATATTTCAAATTAAATTGCCACTTTAA
- a CDS encoding cyclopropane-fatty-acyl-phospholipid synthase family protein encodes MFKKILLSLITGVSVTTLAIAGCTAQQQDSAAEVQPPILTAQTEAPTTTQPQERPGDVPYVPTPQPVVDAMLQVAKVGKNDVLYDLGSGDGRIVVTAAQKYGTRGVGIDINPERIQEANANAQKAGVTDRVKFRQQDLFQTDLSEATVITLYLLPEVNQKLRPELLKLKPGTRIVSHAFDMGDWKPQQTLQVDGKTIYYWVVPKEVPANLR; translated from the coding sequence ATGTTTAAAAAAATTCTGCTTTCATTAATTACAGGTGTGAGTGTCACCACTTTGGCAATTGCCGGATGCACCGCCCAACAACAAGATTCAGCAGCAGAAGTGCAACCGCCTATTTTAACGGCTCAAACTGAAGCACCGACAACAACACAACCTCAAGAACGCCCTGGTGATGTTCCTTATGTACCAACACCACAGCCTGTAGTTGATGCTATGTTGCAAGTAGCCAAGGTAGGTAAAAATGATGTGCTTTATGACCTGGGGAGTGGTGATGGCCGAATTGTCGTGACAGCAGCACAAAAGTATGGTACACGCGGCGTAGGTATAGATATTAATCCCGAACGGATTCAAGAAGCTAACGCCAACGCCCAAAAAGCCGGAGTCACAGACCGAGTAAAATTCCGTCAGCAAGATTTATTCCAAACTGATTTGAGTGAAGCGACTGTCATCACACTGTATCTACTACCCGAAGTTAACCAAAAACTTCGCCCCGAATTATTAAAACTCAAACCGGGTACCAGAATTGTTTCTCACGCTTTTGATATGGGCGACTGGAAACCACAACAAACACTACAAGTAGATGGAAAGACTATTTACTATTGGGTAGTGCCAAAAGAAGTACCAGCTAATTTGCGATAA
- a CDS encoding APC family permease encodes MSRHEKYKLLEGLATTEAAPKASLTLSDAVALIVGIVIGAGIFETPALVATQAGSSFAVLLFWLIGGLVSLVGALCYAELATTYPDVGGVYYYLKRAFGREVAFLFAWARMTVIQTGSIALLAFVFGDYASQIWQLGNFSTSIYAAMAIAFLTALNIIGLQQGKWTQNLLTVAKVLGLLLVVLIGLTITPNAPTAVESTATGTWGLAMVFVLLSYGGWNEAAYISAEIQNRQRNIVRSLLWSIGTITVIYLLINLAYLRGLGLTNMSNSQAVAADLMRAFWGEPGAWFISLLIAVSTLGALNATLFTGARTNYALGQDFAIFGFMGHWRQRPSTPSYALLLQAAIALALVLLGTFTRKGFETMVDYTAPIFWFFFLLSGISLLVLRHREPQIQRPFRVPFYPLTPLLFCAMCGYLLYSSLAYTGVGAGVGVLVVAAGIPLLLWNRYRQNRT; translated from the coding sequence GTGAGTAGACATGAAAAGTACAAATTACTTGAAGGTTTAGCAACTACGGAAGCAGCACCCAAGGCATCACTGACACTATCAGATGCTGTAGCGTTGATTGTCGGTATTGTAATTGGTGCAGGAATTTTTGAAACTCCTGCTTTAGTAGCAACCCAAGCAGGAAGCAGTTTTGCTGTACTGCTGTTTTGGTTGATTGGGGGATTGGTTTCTCTGGTAGGTGCATTGTGCTACGCAGAGTTAGCCACAACATATCCTGATGTAGGTGGAGTTTATTATTATCTCAAACGTGCCTTTGGGCGAGAAGTTGCCTTTTTATTTGCTTGGGCGCGAATGACAGTGATTCAAACTGGCTCAATTGCTTTATTGGCGTTTGTTTTTGGTGACTATGCTTCGCAAATTTGGCAGTTAGGAAACTTTTCAACTTCGATTTATGCCGCAATGGCGATCGCATTCTTAACTGCGTTAAATATTATCGGCTTACAACAAGGTAAGTGGACGCAAAACTTACTGACGGTGGCGAAAGTTCTCGGTTTGTTGCTAGTAGTGTTAATTGGCTTAACTATTACGCCAAATGCTCCCACGGCTGTAGAATCTACCGCAACAGGAACTTGGGGACTAGCAATGGTGTTTGTCTTGTTGTCTTATGGCGGTTGGAATGAAGCCGCTTATATTTCTGCCGAAATTCAAAATCGTCAACGCAATATTGTGCGATCGCTGCTTTGGAGTATTGGCACAATTACTGTAATTTACTTGCTAATTAATTTAGCTTATCTGCGGGGATTGGGGTTAACAAATATGTCCAATTCCCAAGCTGTAGCGGCTGATTTAATGCGGGCGTTTTGGGGTGAACCGGGCGCTTGGTTTATCAGTTTGTTGATTGCAGTTTCCACTTTGGGCGCACTGAACGCTACTTTATTTACTGGGGCGCGGACTAATTACGCTTTAGGACAGGATTTTGCCATTTTCGGTTTTATGGGACACTGGCGGCAACGTCCAAGCACACCTAGTTATGCTTTATTATTGCAAGCTGCGATCGCTTTGGCGTTGGTTTTGTTAGGTACGTTCACCCGCAAAGGCTTTGAAACAATGGTGGACTATACCGCCCCGATATTTTGGTTTTTCTTTTTACTTTCCGGTATCTCGCTGCTAGTGCTACGCCACCGAGAACCGCAAATTCAGCGACCATTCCGCGTCCCATTTTATCCCTTGACACCATTATTATTTTGTGCGATGTGCGGCTACTTACTTTATTCCAGCTTGGCGTATACCGGAGTGGGCGCTGGTGTGGGGGTTTTAGTTGTAGCCGCAGGTATTCCGCTATTGCTGTGGAATCGTTACCGCCAAAATAGAACGTAA
- a CDS encoding ATP-binding protein, with protein MTRTDSRKVKAFPLQLVLIIPFALQIFGAVGLVGYLSFKNGRQAVNDLADQLMNRTNGIVQQHLDAYVSIPHKINQINADAIAMGLLDIRDRKTMGKYFWKEMQAYDLTYIGMGLTTGEGVGAARYDGKTVTIDDWSAKLPNNGRNYATNQQGDRIHINNSFEYNNFKETWYTEPIKAGKPIWSRIYTWNSPDGAYISAATGRPIYDANKQLLGMVGADIHLLKLSEFLRRLDVSDLGQVFIVERNGMLIANSSKQETFLVINGEVKRVKATQSPDPIVKNTAKYLERKFNGFQSITAQKKLQLKLPKETQFLYVTPWSDQYGLDWLVVVNVPEKAFMAKISTNTQITILLCLAALVLATFIGYLTSNWVIQPILRINRASQVMASGNLEQTVNISKIEELNTLAQSFNYMAEQLRQSFAALENSKAELEDRVEERTTELKTALSELTRTQAQVIQNEKMSSLGQLVAGVAHEINNPVNFIHGNITHLSEYTQNLLQILHLYQECYPNKDPKIQALAEEIDLEFLIEDLDKILPSMKIGTERIRNIVLSLRNFSRMDEADFKTVDIHEGIESTLLILQYRLKDKPESPGIEVIRDYGNLPEVECYPGQLNQVLMNILVNAIDALEESSVNTQNSTVQKPQITIRTSACDSRWVEIAIADNGTGMPEQVKNRIFDPFFTTKPVGKGTGMGMAISYQIISEKHHGKLDCFSTPGQGTEFRIQIPVKQ; from the coding sequence ATGACTAGAACTGACTCTCGCAAAGTTAAAGCTTTTCCATTACAACTGGTGCTGATTATTCCCTTCGCCTTACAAATCTTTGGTGCAGTGGGTTTAGTGGGCTATTTGTCATTTAAAAATGGGCGACAAGCAGTCAATGACTTGGCAGATCAGTTAATGAACCGGACTAATGGTATAGTGCAGCAGCATCTGGATGCTTATGTATCTATCCCCCATAAGATTAACCAGATTAATGCTGATGCGATCGCAATGGGATTGTTAGATATACGCGATCGCAAAACTATGGGTAAGTATTTCTGGAAGGAAATGCAGGCCTACGATTTAACTTACATTGGTATGGGATTGACTACAGGTGAAGGGGTAGGTGCAGCCCGTTACGATGGCAAAACTGTCACAATTGACGATTGGTCGGCTAAACTACCCAACAATGGACGCAACTACGCCACAAATCAACAAGGCGATCGCATCCACATCAATAACTCATTTGAATACAACAACTTTAAAGAAACTTGGTATACAGAACCAATAAAAGCGGGTAAACCAATTTGGTCGCGCATTTACACCTGGAATTCACCTGATGGTGCTTATATCAGTGCTGCGACTGGTCGTCCCATATATGACGCAAATAAGCAGTTATTAGGAATGGTTGGTGCAGACATCCATTTATTAAAGTTAAGTGAATTTTTGCGGCGTTTGGATGTTAGCGATTTGGGACAGGTGTTTATTGTCGAACGAAATGGTATGTTAATTGCCAACTCTAGTAAACAAGAAACTTTTTTGGTAATTAATGGTGAAGTTAAGCGAGTCAAAGCTACACAAAGTCCCGATCCAATAGTTAAAAATACTGCTAAATATCTTGAACGGAAATTTAATGGATTCCAGTCAATTACTGCACAAAAAAAACTGCAATTGAAACTTCCGAAAGAAACACAATTTTTATATGTCACTCCTTGGAGCGATCAATATGGACTTGATTGGTTAGTAGTAGTGAATGTGCCAGAAAAAGCTTTTATGGCAAAGATTAGCACCAATACTCAAATTACAATATTGCTCTGTTTAGCCGCATTAGTTTTAGCAACTTTTATCGGTTATTTAACTTCTAATTGGGTTATCCAACCAATTTTGCGAATCAATCGTGCTAGTCAGGTAATGGCATCGGGCAACTTAGAACAGACTGTCAATATTAGCAAAATTGAAGAACTCAATACATTGGCTCAGTCTTTCAATTATATGGCTGAACAACTGCGTCAATCTTTTGCTGCTTTAGAAAATAGTAAAGCAGAATTAGAAGACCGAGTGGAAGAACGTACTACCGAGCTAAAAACAGCATTAAGCGAATTAACCCGCACCCAAGCACAAGTAATTCAAAATGAAAAAATGTCGAGTCTTGGTCAATTAGTTGCAGGAGTTGCCCATGAAATTAATAATCCAGTAAATTTTATTCATGGTAACATTACTCATCTGAGCGAATACACTCAAAATCTGCTTCAAATACTTCATCTTTACCAAGAATGCTATCCTAATAAAGACCCAAAAATACAAGCACTAGCTGAAGAAATTGATTTAGAGTTTTTGATAGAAGATTTAGATAAGATTCTGCCTTCAATGAAAATAGGAACTGAGCGAATTCGTAACATTGTGCTGTCGTTGCGAAATTTTTCGCGCATGGATGAAGCGGATTTTAAAACAGTTGATATTCATGAAGGTATTGAAAGCACATTATTGATTTTGCAATATCGCCTCAAAGACAAACCAGAATCGCCGGGGATTGAAGTTATTCGTGACTATGGCAATTTACCTGAAGTGGAATGCTATCCTGGACAACTCAATCAGGTTTTGATGAATATTTTGGTGAATGCGATTGATGCTTTGGAAGAGTCAAGTGTCAATACTCAAAATTCAACAGTGCAGAAACCACAAATTACTATTCGGACATCAGCTTGTGATAGTCGATGGGTAGAAATTGCGATCGCTGATAATGGAACAGGAATGCCAGAACAAGTAAAAAACCGCATTTTTGACCCCTTCTTTACTACTAAACCTGTGGGGAAAGGTACGGGTATGGGGATGGCGATTAGTTATCAAATCATTAGCGAAAAGCATCACGGCAAGTTAGATTGTTTCTCTACTCCCGGACAAGGAACTGAGTTTAGAATTCAAATTCCAGTGAAACAGTAG
- a CDS encoding YkvA family protein: MKFSIEAVYTWYRNLIRNPKYRWWVILGTLVYFVSPIDIVPDIFPIVGQIDDVLLMTLLVSEVSGLVLEGWKARKGVDTSVNTANAANTSNDATSDAKTVDVDAVSVK; encoded by the coding sequence ATGAAATTTTCAATTGAAGCTGTATACACTTGGTATCGCAATTTAATTCGCAACCCAAAGTATCGCTGGTGGGTGATTTTAGGAACACTAGTTTATTTTGTCAGCCCTATTGATATTGTTCCTGATATTTTTCCCATCGTTGGTCAAATTGACGATGTTCTGCTCATGACACTCTTAGTTAGTGAAGTTTCTGGACTAGTGCTTGAAGGTTGGAAAGCGCGTAAAGGTGTAGACACTTCTGTGAATACTGCTAATGCCGCCAATACTTCAAATGATGCTACTTCGGATGCAAAAACCGTTGATGTTGATGCTGTGTCGGTTAAATAG